The following coding sequences are from one Solea solea chromosome 4, fSolSol10.1, whole genome shotgun sequence window:
- the timm22 gene encoding mitochondrial import inner membrane translocase subunit Tim22, translating into SRKCRVVIFVYVYLNVCLSLTNMAATSTGAADSPASASAGPSLDDQSFQYSTILDHLIGDKRPVKELSPGVMGGLPVPVKTEEQKMIERGMESCAFKAALACVGGFVLGGAFGVFTAGIDTNVGFDPKDPLKTPTAREVLRDMGQRGMSYAKNFAIVGAMFSCTECIIESHRGVSDWKNAVYSGCVTGGAIGFRAGLKAGVLGCGGFAAFSAAIEYYLR; encoded by the exons TCTCGAAAGTGCCGCGTGGTCATCTTTGTCTACGTTTACCTAAACGTCTGCCTGTCATTGACAAACATGGCGGCCACCTCCACGGGTGCTGCCGACTCTCCGGCTTCAGCCTCGGCTGGACCGAGTCTGGACGACCAGAGCTTTCAGTACAGTACGATTCTGGATCATTTGATCGGGGACAAGCGGCCCGTGAAGGAGCTGAGCCCCGGCGTTATGGGTGGACTGCCGGTGCCGGTGAAGACCGAGGAGCAGAAGATGATCGAGAGAGGAATGGAGAGCTGCGCCTTCAAGGCTGCTCTGGCCTGTGTGGGAG GGTTTGTCCTCGGAGGAGCTTTCGGTGTTTTCACCGCTGGCATCGACACCAACGTTGGCTTCGACCCCAAAGACCCGCTGAAGACGCCGACGGCTCGAGAAGTCCTCCGAGACATGGGCCAGAGAGGGATGTCCTACGCCAAGAACTTTGCCATCGTGGGTGCCATGTTCTCATGCACCGAGTGCATCATCGAATCA CACCGAGGTGTATCCGACTGGAAGAACGCGGTGTACAGCGGCTGCGTAACCGGAGGAGCTATTGGATTCCGTG ctggTCTGAAGGCCGGAGTCCTGGGATGTGGAGGCTTCGCCGCTTTCTCTGCTGCCATCGAATATTATCTGCGGTAA